CCCCCCTGCACTGGCTCCCTCGCTACCCGGACCCGATCCAGAACGGGGTCGAATGGGTCCTGATCGGCGGTCCGGGCGCGGCCCGGCTGCCGGCGGAGCTGCCGCTCGGAGACCTCAGTCCGTTTCCGGGCGGGGGCATCAGCGCGGTCGACCTGGGCTCCGGGCCGCGCTGGGACCGCGACGCCGCCGACCACCGCTTCCTGACGCCGCGCAGTGGTGGAAATCTGCGCGGAAAGCCACCGGTCGTTTCGGTGGGCGCGGAGCTCGCGCCCGGGCTGGGCTTCGAGGGAGAGCTCCTCCTGGCGCGGCGGGCCGCCCTGCGGCTCGCGGAAAGGCTCGGAGCCCGACGAGGATCGGCATGACAGACGCGGGGGCATTTGGTACAAGCCCCCCGGCGCTAACGAGGACCGAACCATGGCATTTTCCTGCGATCTCTGCGGCAAGCGACCCTCGACCGGCAACACCGTGAGCCACGCGAACAACAAGTCGCGCCGGCGCTTCCTGCCCAATCTGAAGCGCGTGCGCGCGAACGTCTCCGGCCGGGTGCGGAAGCTGCGCGTCTGCACTCAGTGCATCCGCTCGGGGAAGGTCACCAAGGTCGCCTGAGGGCACGTGCCCGAGCCGGCCGAGCGCAAACCGAACTTGATCCTGCGGCTGCTCGGCTACGCGCGTCCGTACGCGTGGCTGGTCGCGATCGTGATCGTCTTCTCGCTGCTCTATGGCGGCGGTCTGACCGGTCGCGCGTTCATCATGAAGGGCGTGGTCGACGACGTCGCGCTCGAGGACGTGCGCGTCCACTCGCTCGAGGATCTGCTCGACAAGGCCAGACCGGACGACAGCGACCGCAAGAAGCTCCGTGAGGAGCGCCGCGATCTGAAGGACAGGGTGCGCAAGAACCTGAAGCGCTCGGTTCTGGCCGCCGTGCTGCTGATCCTGGTCATGCCGGTAGTGCGGCTGATTCGCGACTTCACCTCCGAGTGGGTGATGACGCGGGTGCTGGTCGACATGCAGCACGAGATCGTGTCCAAGCTGTTGCGGCTGCCGCTTACCCGCCACCAGCGGGATCCGCGCGGCGAGGCGATCACGCGACTCACGAGCGACGCCGCCATCGCCAACCGGCTGCAGGCGATGATCTACGGCGACTTCCTCGAGGATCTGGGGGTGGTGGTCGCCGCGCTCACGGCCTCGGCGATCCTGTCGTGGCAGCTGACCCTGGCCCTGCTCGTGATCGGACCGCCGATCGCGATCGTCCTCTCCGTCTTCGGCACCCGCATCCGCAAGGCGGGCCGGCGCAGGCAGGAGCAGGTCTCGGAGGTCATGCGGCGCTTCGTGCAGATCCTGTCGGGGATCAAGGTGATCAAAGCCTTCGGAGCGGAGAAGCTCGAGAGCGACGCGTTCAGAACCGAGGTGATGAAGTACTTCCGGCGCGCGGTGGCCGTGATCCGCAACCGCGTGTACTCGCGAGCGTTCGTCGAGTTCTTCTCTCAAGGGGTGATGATCGCCGTCGTGCTGCTGGGCGTCTGGGCGGTGATCGGCGACTTCTGGGGACTCACGCTGGGCACCCTGATGGCGTTCTCGTTCGTCTCGGGAAGTCTGTACCGGCCGCTGAAGGCGCTGGCCCAGATCTGGAATGGGATCCACGACGCGTTGCCGTCCGCGGAGCGCATCTTCGAACTGCTCGACGCGGACGAGGAGCTCGCTGACGAATCGGGCGCCGAGGCCATCTCGCGCCTGACGCGCGGTATCGTGTTCCGCAGGGTCGTGTTCCACTACGGGCGCGAAGAAGTGCTGCGCGGCTTGGACCTCGAGATTCCGGCCGGTCAGACACTCGCGCTGGTCGGCCCCACCGGAGCGGGAAAGACCACGATCGCCGACCTGGTGCTGCGCTTCTACGATCCCGAGTCCGGGAGCATCGAGTTCGACGGCGTCGACGCCAGGAGGATCACGCGCTCGTCGCTGCGTGAGATGTGCGCGGTGGTGACGCAGGAGCCGTTCCTGTTCGACACGACCATCCTCGAGAACATCCGCTACGGGCGACCCGAGGCGAGCCTGGCGGAGGTCGTCGAGGCGGCGCGGGCCGCCAACGCGCACGACTTCGTGGAAAACCTTCCGCAGGGCTACGAGACCACGGTGGGCGAGCTCGGCGGACAGCTCTCCGGCGGGCAGCGGCAGCGCATCACGATCGCGCGCGCGATCGTGCGCGACCCGCAGATCCTGATCCTCGACGAGCCGACCTCCGCGCTCGACGCGAAGTCCGAACAGGTCGTCCAGGAGGCGATCGGGAACCTGATGAAGGGCCGCACGGTGATCGTGATCGCCCACCGTCTGGCGACGGTGCAGTCGGCCGACAGGATCGCGGTGCTGGAGAACGGCCGGATCAGCACGACCGGAACTCACGAGGAGCTCGCCGCGCGAAGCGGGCTCTACCAGGAGCTGGTGAAGCTCCAGTTCAGCGAGGGTGGGAACCCGAGTCAGTGACTCGCGTCAGGCGAGCTCGCGGGCGCGTCGGCGCCCGTACTCGACCCAGGCCGCGAGCGAGAGCGCGCCGACGCTGA
This DNA window, taken from Deltaproteobacteria bacterium, encodes the following:
- a CDS encoding ABC transporter ATP-binding protein encodes the protein MPEPAERKPNLILRLLGYARPYAWLVAIVIVFSLLYGGGLTGRAFIMKGVVDDVALEDVRVHSLEDLLDKARPDDSDRKKLREERRDLKDRVRKNLKRSVLAAVLLILVMPVVRLIRDFTSEWVMTRVLVDMQHEIVSKLLRLPLTRHQRDPRGEAITRLTSDAAIANRLQAMIYGDFLEDLGVVVAALTASAILSWQLTLALLVIGPPIAIVLSVFGTRIRKAGRRRQEQVSEVMRRFVQILSGIKVIKAFGAEKLESDAFRTEVMKYFRRAVAVIRNRVYSRAFVEFFSQGVMIAVVLLGVWAVIGDFWGLTLGTLMAFSFVSGSLYRPLKALAQIWNGIHDALPSAERIFELLDADEELADESGAEAISRLTRGIVFRRVVFHYGREEVLRGLDLEIPAGQTLALVGPTGAGKTTIADLVLRFYDPESGSIEFDGVDARRITRSSLREMCAVVTQEPFLFDTTILENIRYGRPEASLAEVVEAARAANAHDFVENLPQGYETTVGELGGQLSGGQRQRITIARAIVRDPQILILDEPTSALDAKSEQVVQEAIGNLMKGRTVIVIAHRLATVQSADRIAVLENGRISTTGTHEELAARSGLYQELVKLQFSEGGNPSQ
- the rpmB gene encoding 50S ribosomal protein L28, translating into MAFSCDLCGKRPSTGNTVSHANNKSRRRFLPNLKRVRANVSGRVRKLRVCTQCIRSGKVTKVA